Within the Nicotiana tabacum cultivar K326 chromosome 11, ASM71507v2, whole genome shotgun sequence genome, the region ATCATGAAATAATTGCACTGATATTAACTGTATGAAGGCTTATGCGTTTAGCAGATGAAAGAGGTGAAGTGTGTTAAACAACCTTAAGTTAGGATGTGCTTGCTGCAGCCTGCTGAATATAAGTTTTTATCTTTCTGATGCTGAATTGGTTGATTTGCTCTATTTTGTCCAAAATATTTAAGTGAACATCTTAATCGTGCTAATGATATCAGTTAGATGCTTGGTCAGACCACACTTTTGGTAGCTATTGCGGACTGAAATTTTCTTGTCGAAAGCATTCAATTTGTGTCAATTCATGAAAGAATTTGTATGTGATGCATTTTTTACTTTACCCATGGTGCAAAATTGGGTGTAAAACTGGTTATTGAAATCATGTTTATGTGCAGGAGTATAATGTTCGGGCTTGCTCCAGCAATGACAAGAATTATTTCATTGCTCGATTTGCTTCAGGCTTACCGAACTTTTCAAAAAAGAAGAATGAGAGTAAATGGACTTTACAAAAAGAAGGTTTGCAAGGACGTCAAGTTACGGATACTTTGCGGGTATGAAATATTTAATAGTACCATCCTCGTTGCATCAGCTGCATGTGCGCATATATATACTAGTTTTTATGTACGTGTGTTGCACGTAGATTTTCAAGTATATAACGAAAgaacaataaattaaaacaaaatgtaGAAGTGTATAAGAAGAAATAATCATGTAGAAAGCAACTGGCATAGAAATAATGCAATAACCTTTTAAATGTTGAAAATTAGAATCATTACACTAACATAATATTTAATTCAAAATGATTGGCAGTCGTATGAACCTGCAAAGTTTGATCAATTTTTTTATGTTggttatatattatatgtatctGTAGAGTGGATAGATTGTGATCATATCTTGCCTAATATTTCTTTGACGATAATGTTTTTGGCGTATGTTTTTTTGGATAATGTGTATAATACAACTTCAGTTACAAAGCAAATGCGATCTTATATTCAAAGTAAAATTAGTTGTCTTTTAAATCCGAAAGTATTACGAACACGTAATCAGGGAAAATAGTGTTACAACATATGTTAGTAATCTTTCTTAAGTCCAAACTAGATGATTAAGTGATGGATTTTCTAACTTTAAGTAGAATTGACACTTGATATATTTGCGTCattcaaaacaaagaaaagaccaaaaaatATGCTCAAAAGTTTCAATTTTGGTTTCGCATGccaattttattttttgggtaGATTTGTGTGTTTGATTCctttgtgaaaatatttttcataaaatttgaatttttttttatgtaaatagAAAATGGTAAAAGAGAATATTTTTGTAGTCAGCTCGAACTATTTTCTTGCACTACGGGTACTTTAGTTTTCATTTCCCAAAATAGTGTAATCCCTAAAAACTATGTTTCATACCTTGAATCCATTAAATACTATGCCTCATAGTGTTCTTGTCCACATGCGATCGGTATGGTTTTGAAACTTTAAAAACATGTGGGATTCTATTGTTTCGTGTTATTGTCCAATTTGAATTAGTATAGTATTGCATTCCATTACTAATTCAAAAAGAGAATTAATTATTAGTTGTATTGACTTCAAATATTATCTATAACATGCGGTCCTTATCAATATCTAATTTGGTTGAATAATCTGTATATTATCTACAAGATATCAGAATGCTCAATATAGCAAATAATGTATTGACAAAGAAGATAACTTATTAGATATTGTCAAGAAAATGACTTAATATCCCACAATTAGATTAATAGAATTTCAATCGGACCAAAGCATTAGCAGTAAGCGACTGTAAAACGGTTGACATGGAAAATATGAGACAAATCTTTTAGATGCTGAAAATCAATATGAGTACACTAACATAATACTTTGAAATTGCACAAACCATTGATCtcttaatatataaaatttaaacttAAAGACTACTTCAATGTATCAGACTTTGATATCCAAAACTAAAAACtatgacaaaaataaaaaagaagtacgacacaaaaataattacaataaaaGTTAAGATGTCATTGTTTTACTTGTACTTTTTATAGAATTTCTAAACCACGTTATTTCTCTCTAATTCATATACATGACCTTAAATCAAAGCATTACTGAATTGCAAAAAACAGGAACAATAAAAAGAATTAATAATACCTTTGGAGAACTTTGCTTCTTTCTATAGCAATACGAATAATGGATAATGTGGAACAATGGCGTTTTTTATAGGAATAACTGGTTTATTCTTTCTATATGGATTCATGCAAGTTATTAAAAGCGCACGCTTCTCGCTTAAAGCGCAGAAGCGAGGCGAGGCGATTGACCTGCGCTTTTCTGCCCTAAAGCATGACTCACATGAATAAGCGCACGCTTTACCCTAAAAAGCGAGAAGCGAGGCGATGAAAAAAGCGCAGAAAAGCTCGCTTAAGCGAGGTCCAGCCATCTGCTAGGGTTTTTTAAAAAACAACTTGCAAATACACCTACGCACAATACTTCTAGACATCTGCTTCTCTGATGCAAGCGACGACTACACTGTTCGACTGACCTGCGCTTTTCTGCCCTAAAGCGCGACTCACATGAATAAGCGCACGCTTTACCCTAAGAAGCGAGGCGATGAAAAAAGCGCAGAAAAGCTCGCTTAAGCGAGGTCCAGCCATCTGCTAGGGTTTTTTAAAAAACAACTTGCAAATACACCTACGCACAATACTTCCAGACATCTGCTTCTCTGATGCAAGCGACGACTACACTGTTCGACTGACCTGCGCTTTTCTGCCCTAAAGCGCGTCTCACATGAATAAGCGCACGCTTTACCCTAAAAAGCGAGAAGCGAGGCGATGAAAAAAGCGCAGAAAAGCTCGCTTAAGCGAGGTCCAGCCATCTGCTaggtttttttaaaaacaaaaattgcAAATACACTTACGCACAATACTTCCAGACATCTGCTTCTCTGCTGCAAGCGACGACTACACTGTTCGAGTaagtttctcttcttcttcttcttcagttctTTCTTGTCTTCTCTTCCTCTTCTGATTTTTTTTGactcctttttctcttcttctttctatttcttttcaGTTTTTATTGCTCTGTTCTACCCTAATTTATGCTCTGTTTTTCTCTGTGTGCtcggtttttttttattttctgttcTTCACTGTTCACTGGTTCGACTCCTCTCCTCTGTtctcttcttttctattttttttcagaACTTATTTTTCTGTTCAGCCCTGTTTTCTTATTTATGCTTGTGCTCtgttttttccaaatttctgCTGTTTTTTCCAAATCTATTATTTATTTCTTGATTTAAGAATTGAAACATTtgcttaatatgttatttttattgaGTTCTTGGTCATTTATCTATgcctatttaattttttttatttatgtgttAAATTGCGCTTCACATGAAAAAAGAGCGCGCTTCGCGCTTCTCTTCTCGCTTCGGTGAAGCGAGGCCTCCTCGCTTTTTTCCGCTTCTCGCTCTCCAAAACAATGCATGCAATAAATCTGAATCACATACAAACTGGAGAAGAATAACTAAACGAAGCATATTGTTGTCCAAAAAAAAAAGGCGACTATTGTACAAAGCCTACTCTTGCCGAAGAAGTAGGTGCATACTGTTGTCCAAGAAGGAATAGGCTACCAAGAAGAAGTAGGTGGTGAGGAGTGGAGTCCATTTTATGGAATACCATAAGCAGATTTTATAGAATACGAAGTTTGGTTCCTTGCTGTCTTTAGTTTATATGGAGTACCATAAGCATATTAACCATTTGTAaactacaaaaaggaaaacagtTAAAAATATTTGTAGAAGAATACTAGTGGGCTACTAAGAAGAAGTAAGCGATAAGGAGTAGAGTCCAAGACGATGGAGTCCGAAGAAGAATAACGAATTTGACTCATAAGGACTTCGTAGGATCAAATTTTTAGGCTCGGCGTAGGTGTAGTTTAGGCTCGGCGTAGGTGAATTTGACTCATCTGTTAGTTGCATTGAATTCTTACCATTGATTTGCGACTTGTAAGAGTGGACTTCTCCTTGATTTTCGAGTTGGTGTCTCGTTTGactcaatttcttctttaaagCCATAGATGTTTGGTTTCTTTTTTTAATCACCGAGAATCCTCCAAAACTTGATGGATAATCAACCcaccctctacccttctccactcaAATGACAGACTCAGTTCACCAGTTAGAATTCGAACTCTCGGCATTTGCCTATATACATTTTGTGCTGTACTATCTTTACTATTGAATCAAATCCCTGGAGCTAGATGGTTGGTTTTCTTTGAAACATTGACATTATTGATCATTTGGATGTTGATTGATTCACTTGGTGTTATTCTCCACGTTCTTGGCACAGTTGGTGGTTCACCTCTTCATTTTGACTAAGCTCCCACCTCCTGCTTGATTCTGAATGAGTACTTCGCCCTATTCCGTTGAGCCTCTTATGCAGAAGCGTGAGAAATATAATTAGATAGAAGGTTCTAATTATATTTATCAAAAGGCATCTTTCTCTGTGAACAATGTAATAACTAATAGAGACCACATGCTCCATGTCTTGGATCATAGATATGCTACTATTGGTGCCTGTTCTATTCTTGTCAAATTATGATCTTTGGTGGCGGGGCTTTTTTTTCTCCTATTGAATGCTTATATGTTCATTTACGACCTTTGTTTTCTATGAATTGCAGGAAAAGTACAAGAATAAACCATGGCTATTAGAGGATGAAACCGGTCAATTTCAGTTCCATGGTCAGCTTGAGGGAGCACAGTCAGCGCAATATTATCTATTGATGATGCAGGGTGAAGAGTTGGTTGCTATTCCAGCTGGTTCTTGGTATGCATTTTAGTTTTTGTTGTTTCTGTAGCATTGACATCAAAAGTATTCTGCAACTTCGATTAGATTTTGGATCTGCATCTATTCACTTTTTGTTGAAATCATTAGGTACAACTTCAACAAAGTTGCCCAATATAAGCAACTTACTCTGGAGGAAGCAGAggagaaaatgaaaaatagaaggaaaactgCAGATGGGTACCAGAGATGGATGATGAAAGCAGCAAATAATGGACCTGCTGCCTTCGGTGAAGTAGAAAGATTTGATGACAAGGAAAGTGGATCTGGTGGGACAAGGGGGCGTAAGAAAACTTCTGGTGATGAGGAGGAAGGCAACGGTTCGGACCATGGGGATGAAGATGAGGAAGAGGAGGCTGCTAGGAAAAGCAGGTTGGGACTCAACAAAAGAGGCgctgatgatgatgaagagggTCCTAGAGGGGGTGATCTTGACCTggatgatgatgatattgaaaAAGGTCAGTCTTTCTTGTTCCTAGAATGCCTTGCATTGCACATTCGAGATTGCTGCCCATTAATTTAACTATTAAGTGATCTATGATCTGCATTTTCATTCTTAATGGTTATGTTGGAAAGCCCAATATCATTCCTCAGTCTAGCTCTCAGCTAGCATGATAGGGCTCTCCTGGTATTTTTCTCTTTGATATCATTATTTTAAACTGTTTGCTTCTTTTTCTTGTAAATTAAGCGTCCACGAATTACTGCAGTTATCTCTTATCCTTTCCTAGTTTTGAGAATAGGAAATGACTTCTAACAGAATAATGACTGTTATTATTGTTTCACTCTAGAGTGGGACTTCGTTCATCCTGGTTCTGTATTTCTTTTTCCCTGATGCTGGGGGCACAGATTAGCTTGTGCATTAGGTTTTTTCTTCACCATTTGATCAGCTTttgttttcagttttcttttgtttctacTGAAGGCCTCTCATTTCTTTCAGGGGATGATTGGGAGCATGAAGAGATTTTTACGGATGATGATGAAGCTGTTGGGAATGATCCTGAGGAGAGGGAGGATTTGGCTCCTGAAATTCCTGCTCCTCCAGAGATTAAGCAGGTTGGTTATGTGTGGGATTTGCAAATTCTGATAGTAAATAAATTTACATCACGCTGCACCCTGCAGGACTATGTAATGTGTATGTGGGGTATGGAAGTTATTGGATAACTATCTTATACAAAAAGCCAGTGGCATATGTTTGTTGTATTTTTGTTCGCTCTGCCAGTAAAGTGAGTTTGGTTGTTTAGACTCTTTTCTGGCTACTGGGACTGGACTCCCTCAGATTACAAAACTTTTCACCTTATTAAAGAACTTTAACATCTTACGAAAGGGCTTTACTTGAAGaattaggaaaattagaaaatattatagGAGTTTTTCCTGGTGCTCCAATGTGCAATGTAACTTTTTTCTTGTCGGTTTTTATGACGTGACATTCAAGTTAACTACCTTCATCAAGGGAATCAGATATCGGCAAAGCAAGAGAGTTGAGAATTGGCTTCCTGATCATCCAAATCATACAGTAAAAAATTAGTCTATAATGTTTTTTCTGGCCTTGAGTGTGGTTTTGTTGCCAATAGGATGTAGGGAGCCTTGCACAgcagtggggtctggggagggtagtgcgtacgcagaccttacccctacataTCTGTTGTGATacaattttctttttttgaataCTAAGAATGATCTTGAAAATGGAACGGTGTACTTGTTCTTAGTTTCATAAACTTCGCGGGGAATATCATCTTGTTGTCAGAAGGAGCTCCACTTCTATTTGTAAATGGTATCGTATATGTGAATAGTAACTACACTAATTGGGACGGGGATTTAGTAGGACCATTCATTGAATAAGTGTGCTCTTGGgttttattttctgttttgtGTTTTAACGTTCTTCTCTGCGGCTGTGAAGCTCTTATATAACTCTTGTCCCTTCTCCGTGTGGTTAGGATGATGAGGACGAGGATGAAGGTGATGAAGAGGGAGGGGGTTTGAGTAAATCTGGTAAAGAGTTGAAAAAGTTGCTTGGAAAAACTAATGGATTGAATGAATCAGAtgctgaggatgatgatgatgacgatgatgtaAGTTTTGATTCATTATTGGTTGCTAAGTGAAGGTCTCTTTTACTTTTTATGCGCTATTTTCCTTATCCTGGTTGGGAATGATCTAAGTTGGTGGTTTTCTCCATTTGTTAGTTTTGACAGGAGTAATTATGTTTTTCCATTCCATGGTTTTAAAATCCGTCTGAATTGTCTTCTCTTGTTCTGTCTTCATCAGACAGAAGAGGATATTTCACCTGTATTAGCTCCTAAGCCGAAGGAAGCTCCTAAAGAAGAACCCATCGACACCAGCAGTCCTTCGAAACCATCTGCTTCTGGACCCACTCGTGGAACTCCAACTTCAAAACCAGCTAAGACTAAAAGAAAAGCTAACGGTGATGACTCAAAACCAACCAATGGTGCTCCCTTGAAAAAAGTGAAAACAGAAATGGTACGAAATTACTAACAATAATATTTATTTGCTTTTGGCGTGATATGTCCTTTGCATGGAAATATGATGCTGGCAAGGCATGTCAAGTTTCGCAGCCACCTGGAAAACCACTTGTGGTCCTTCTAGTCTAAAGAATCTAGGAGAAGGAAGAAAACGCGAAATCGATTTTGCAGTTACTGTTTATCAGTACTATGATGTTAAGACTAGCATGTCCATAACCAACTTCCTGATTTTCTAAAGAGGAATTATTTCCTTTCTCTTGTTATATTATTGCTGATCTCCTTCCCTTCATAACGTGCAGGATGCCAAGCCTGGGAAAGATGAAACTCCGGCTACTGCAAAGAACAGTGTTCTCCCAAAGGGTGCATCACCCTCTTCCAAAACTGCTCCAAGTCCTGCCACAGGTCCTGTTACTGAAGAAGAAATTAGAGCTGTTTTATTGCAGAGAAAACCAGTGACCACACAGGATCTTGTCAGCCAATTTAAATCTCGTTTAAAATGTAAAGAGGTATGACAAGGCTGGTTTGTCGAGATAGATTTGTCCATTGTGACTCACTGACCTATAGATTAGGCTTGTAATTGCAGGGAAGCCGTGAAATAAAAAATTTACTAACTAGAAGTTTATGTTGCTGATGCATCTGATCCTCTTCCTATTTGAGTTCATCTTGTGTATAAGCATCCCAAAAATGTAAAGCACAACTAGATGTCCTCAGCATAGCGGCATGTCAGCCAAGTTTCGGAACTCCTTTTACTTGTGATATAGTAGGTTCCTCCCTCCCTTACGTGACTGCATTAGTTATATTGGTGCAGGATAAGGCTGCTTTTGCTGATGTATTGAGGAAGATCTCCAAGATACAGAAGACCGGTACTGGAACGAGCTATGTTGTGTTACGAGAGAGGTGAATGTTCGTTTTATGTCCATGTTTTTTTCTTGTTGCCAACTCTATGACGTTGCAGTCTTAAGTTGTATTATGtaactctcttttttcttctctgtATTTTACAGGACAAATCAATAGGACGAACCAAGATATCATTGGCTACATATTGGTGGAGATTGGAAGAATCTAAGGCGTTGGACAAGAAACTGAACTTTTTGTCTCGTTTGACGTTCAAAACCTTGTACGGTGAGCAAGCTTTACTTTGTTTGTAAGAGTCTCAAATGATCTTCGTAATAGACAAATGACCAAAAATAGGCAATAATTCTGTGCAAAGGGTTGGATAAACTCGTAGATGGATTTGTTCCTCAGAGAAATTGCATCTCATGTATCATATTTTGCGAGTAATGGTTGTTGTACGTAGATAATGTCTCAACTATTTGAGTGTTAGGCAATTCCATACCGCAATTCGATTTCGCAAGCAATAGTGAAAGCTTAATAAATGTCCAAACAGAACAATTCAAATTGACAAGCAATAGTGAGAACATAATATAAACGTCTAGAGGACGGAACAAAATCTTTAATATTAATCTGAAAGTAGTGTGTAATGCAACTAATTCGTGGGCGAGCCGTTAGTCTGCTGTAAGGCTGTGCCTtgggtaaataccgaattaccatatcgaaaccgaaaattttggtatttggtattcgaTAATTTGGTATCTGGTATTCGATAATTTGGtatttgatatgatatttggtttaagttttaaaaaatattgttattaGGTATGGTATAtggtattttaaaatgaaataccgaaatactgataccgtaccgaaatatatattatattacacaatacgtatatttttaattataacaacaacaacccagtaaaattttactaatggggtctggggagggtagtgtgtacgcagaccttacccctaccccgaaggagtagaaaggctgtttccgaaagaccctcggctcaaaaaaataaaaagacaatgacaaaaaggaaataatatttgtatcacaacaacaatcataggataaataggaacaccatgaaatccagaagaaagatgcaaagcaaagggagacaatattagtaaatattagtatcactacaacaatcataagaaaaatagagacaccatgaaatctagaagaaagatgcaaagcaaaagcgatagctagtaaatagggcatgcactgaaaagcgaaatagtaagccacaacattgccactagctattttagacaaaaatcttacatggctagtcccacaatggtacgaagtaaggcacgacttaactacctcctaacctacaaccctaatactcgacctccacatcttcctatcaagtgtcatgtcttcgaaaatctggagcctcgccatatcctgtctgatcacctctccccaatacttcttaggccgccctctacctcttctcgtgccatccacaaccagctgctcacacctccgtaccggagcatctgagCTTCTCCTCtaaacatgtccgaaccatctaagcctcatcttatcatcaatgggagccacatgcaccttctcccggatatcatcattcctaatcttatttatcctagtgtgcccgtacatccaccgcaacatcctcatttctgctactttcatcttctggatatgtgagttcttaacgggccaacattcagccccatacatcatggccggtccaaccaccgctttattaattataacataaatataaaaatctaaaattttaactttcctttattctctaagttaatcaattaactctaagcaagtaacaaaatatttctaatgatcaaatttattcttttatgtacaGTTTTCTTTCTCAGTTGATATTTGCTAGTATTGAACAAAATTTTTGTCAACAAaatttttagttttgtatttttgagtactttaatttagTATATTACAGGctatgactctatgcactagttagtattcaaaccgaataaaccgaaaggagaaaaatcgaaccataccgaatttaattaggtacggtattggtattacattttaagaaaccgaataccaaaaatatcaaacCGAAATGTTTAAATACCGTACCGTAtcgaccgacgaacacccctagtATACTGGGTAGAGTTATAGGAGATCAGGGTTTAAATTTTAATAGAGTTATCACGTATACGTACCAGAGGATCACATAATGTTAAAAGTTGACATTACGATTAGTGGCTATTCGTTTGAGGTAGTTCAGTTGACCAACtaataattgcatatagaaaatCAAGTAATCGTAACATCAAGGTTCTTAGCTTGTTAATACATCTAGTCAGTTGCCAGGTACTACAAAATTGAAATTCCTTTTAATTTATATCATTCCGTAGATGATACTGCAATGGCATTACAACGACATATCCAGTGTATTCTGATACGGAGAATCTAAGGCGGGTAGTATATACACAGACTTTATCATTGTCTTATGCAGGTAAAGATGTTATTTCTGATGAATCCTCGGCTCAGACAAGCACAAATCCAATGGGAAAGCATATTGAAATATGAAACAAGGAAAAACAATAGCAACAACGAGATAGTAACAAATCGAAGGAGAAGCAACATCACAAGAATAATATTAAAGCTAGGAAGGAAGAACACACTACTACAACTAATCTTCTACCTGAATCATCGACGTCCACAACTTGCTATCAACGGTCATATCCTTAGTCAACTGAAGAAGCGTCATATCTTGCCTAATACCTCTCCCGAATACGTCTTTGGCCTTATTCTACCTTTCCGCAGGTCCACCATATTCAACTTAACACTTCCTCACAGGGGCGTCTGAGCACCAACTCATCACATGTTTGAACCATTTCAGCCTCACTTCCCGTATCTCATCCTTCACGGGGGCGCCTCACCTAGtgtcgaatatcttcattcctgaCCCTATCTATCCTAGTATGACCATATGCAAGTCGCTCATCCTCTTCCATACTGTTCCACAAGCCTCCTTATAAGATGAATGGCTCAGTGGTGGATGATCTCCCTCGTCTCTACCACCCTCTTCCAAACTTTCATAATATGGCTTAGCAGCTTAATACCCTTGTAGTTGTTACAATTTTGAGATATTATCTTTGTTTTTGTACAGCGAAAttatcgtactccacctccattcttcgAGCATTTCAGATGTCCTAAAGATAACATTTAAGAGCtcagtgagccactccaagcttGCCCTACCCGTCCTctttaaataaaatttaagaaagaaaaacattGCAACTATAATataaggagaaaagaaaaaaaaaacatcagTGCCATAGAAGTCCCTTTATGTGGAAAGAAAAACCATCACTATTTGTACGAAAGGTTGCATTTCTTGGGCGATGTTAATACCATCATCTATCAGGTTTAATTATTTAGAGTTAAAAATAGTATATTATGGCAAATCATAGGAATGTTCTTGAGGAAAGTGAAAATAATAACGAGAAAAAATTCATATGATCTGTCAAAGCACCTTAATTTGTTGCTGAGGTATAACGAATTGACTTGGGAATAAACAAAATATTCTTTAAACGTAAATAACTTTTATGTCGAAAGCAATTCCAAAAGCACATATTTTAGCTGCTTCTATTAGCGTTTAACTAAAAGTGTTCTTGGATATTTACCAAACACTAAATATTGGTGTAGGATATAATCCAACTTATATAAGATTATGATTCTTCTAAAGGATTACTTGTTTTTTAATTGCATAATAGTATACATTTTTTTTATGAAGTATTGAtttaaaatctaaaattaaaGCATCATCTAAAATGTTTTTATTTAACGAAATTAAATTAACCAATTTAACTActaatattgtcacttaaattgtaCCTATGAATAACTCATAGGTAAAGATTCTAAAAGTACTCAATGATTACATACATAAGTGGCTATTTACTAATAAACTACGTTCAGCTTTGAAGCAGTACTCTCCATAGATGCAAGTGACCAGTTATTTACTAACAATATTGCCTCTTAAATTGTACCTATGAATACTCAGGTAACAACTCTAAAAGTACTCAACGATTACAAACAAAAGTGGTTATTTACTACTAAACTAAGTTCAGCTTTGAAGCAGTATTCTCCATAGATGCAAGTGAgatattaaaatactaaatattatCCCTTCCAACTCTCCGTCATGTTCTTCATCAGCAGGGTCATAGTCCACATCATTTTTATCCTTAGGCGGCGAAGGAGTCTTCTCAACATCAACATCAGCAAACTGAGGTGCAGCAGCCTTAGCCCTGTTTAAGAATATTTTTAACAAATCAAATTCTTCATAACAAATCAAATACTTAGATCAAAATTTCAATTTAACAAATAATCAATGCAGATTGATATTTTGGACTTCCTTTTATCTACAATGCTCAATGGAATGCATTACCTAAACAAAAAGAGATTGATTACTCACCTAGGTTTTCGTGCCTTCCTATGCCCAATCATTGCCCAATTGAGGTGGCGGATTACCACCAATAAGAGCTTGACCTCCAACAACTTCAGCTTGGAGCTTGAAGTGCATCAGGGTGTTTATTTTGAGCCTGAAGTAAAGCAACTGCAGCCTCAGCTTTATATTCAATGACTCTAATCATCTCAATCATGTGAGTAGCACCTTGCTTAGTCATAGATGAATCAGTGGAAGGAGTACCATGACTGTTTTTCAGAGCCACCAATTCAACTTCCTTGTCCTCAAGTTGACCCTCAAGATCTTTGACTTTACTGTCACAGTTACAACAACATTAATcataggaaaaaaaaaattacataacaTATTTGTTTATGATCTTTATTTTGTTACAAATTGATTTTTAATCATCAATCAGTTTCAAATTGATATTCTTGATTTCTCTCAGTACTATATACCACTAAACGGACTTTTACGGCGAATTTCAAAGGAGTAACAATAGGGTTGAAGGAGAAGAAAAAACCTATAAACTAGGGCTAAATGAGCTTATACTGCGTCATTGATTGTCAAGAGATGGAGAAATGTATAAACTAGGTTAAAAGAGAGAGATCAAGGTCTACATTATAAATAAGAAAGAACATCAAATATAATGCCTCAATTCTTCGAAGATGGACGACTAATAAAGAGTTTACCATAATGTTTCATGTTCTTTTAGAAAACTTTATGAAGAAGTTGGCTAGTATAATATGTTAGATAAGGtttaaattattttgaaacaatAAAATTTAGTAGGTATATTCATGATTTTGGATTTTCAAAGCGATTTAGGAATTTAGAAAATGTATTTGATAGTAGATTTAATCTTAATTTTGACAAGTACATCTTGATATCTTAAATTCATAAATTCATTCATGGACGTTGTTTAATGTTACTTCAAGTAGTCGTTTGGTTTGAGGATAAATTAATTTTACTGACATTAGTTATGCTGAAATTAGTTATCAtgatattatttcttattgactGTTTGGTATGTGGTATTAATCCT harbors:
- the LOC107811290 gene encoding transcription initiation factor IIF subunit alpha, which translates into the protein MSIDLVLKPSCSRCGSTSELYGSTCKHLTLCMSCGKNMAETRDKCYECGTPITRLIREYNVRACSSNDKNYFIARFASGLPNFSKKKNESKWTLQKEGLQGRQVTDTLREKYKNKPWLLEDETGQFQFHGQLEGAQSAQYYLLMMQGEELVAIPAGSWYNFNKVAQYKQLTLEEAEEKMKNRRKTADGYQRWMMKAANNGPAAFGEVERFDDKESGSGGTRGRKKTSGDEEEGNGSDHGDEDEEEEAARKSRLGLNKRGADDDEEGPRGGDLDLDDDDIEKGDDWEHEEIFTDDDEAVGNDPEEREDLAPEIPAPPEIKQDDEDEDEGDEEGGGLSKSGKELKKLLGKTNGLNESDAEDDDDDDDTEEDISPVLAPKPKEAPKEEPIDTSSPSKPSASGPTRGTPTSKPAKTKRKANGDDSKPTNGAPLKKVKTEMDAKPGKDETPATAKNSVLPKGASPSSKTAPSPATGPVTEEEIRAVLLQRKPVTTQDLVSQFKSRLKCKEDKAAFADVLRKISKIQKTGTGTSYVVLRERTNQ